The following proteins are co-located in the Candidatus Nitrotoga sp. AM1P genome:
- a CDS encoding mannose-1-phosphate guanylyltransferase/mannose-6-phosphate isomerase, whose translation MFIINLLKVAMLYPVILSGGSGTRLWPLSRVALPKQFLPLISENTLFQETLLRLKGYPSVAAPLVICNNEHRFLVAEQLRAVNIDPLLQVLEPSGRNTAPAVAIAALAAQARDAQAILLVLPADHLIQDISGFHKAIQAAFALAQQDKLVTFGITPHEPATGFGYIERGAILGSGEHSFEVARFVEKPDLDTAKQFVASGRFFWNSGMFVFKASVYLNELQRYRPDIHQAALEAWQNSTHDLDFCRLDEKAFATCPSDSIDYAVMEHTQAAAMVTVDIGWSDIGSWSSLYDVSPQDEQGNALRGDVYTAETTHTYVRAESRMVATIGVQDLVIVETADAVLVMHKDFAQNVKHTVEYLKQAERTEHLIHRRVYRPWGYYEGIDIGERFQAKRIMVKPGAKLSLQKHHHRAEHWIVVSGYAKVTRGEDILLLQEDQSTYIPIGMKHRLENIGTGSLYLIEVQSGSYLGEDDIVRYDDDYKRN comes from the coding sequence ATGTTTATCATCAACCTTTTGAAAGTGGCTATGCTCTATCCTGTTATTTTGTCTGGAGGTTCTGGCACCCGTTTATGGCCCTTATCTCGCGTAGCATTACCCAAACAGTTTTTGCCGCTGATTTCCGAAAACACATTATTTCAAGAAACATTGCTGCGCCTTAAAGGCTATCCCAGCGTAGCCGCCCCATTAGTGATCTGTAACAACGAACATCGCTTCCTCGTCGCCGAACAGTTGCGTGCCGTTAACATTGATCCTCTATTGCAGGTACTCGAGCCATCAGGTCGCAATACTGCACCTGCAGTGGCTATTGCCGCACTCGCTGCACAAGCTAGAGATGCTCAAGCAATCTTGTTGGTATTACCTGCAGATCATCTAATTCAGGATATTTCAGGCTTTCATAAGGCGATTCAAGCAGCATTCGCGTTGGCGCAACAAGATAAATTGGTGACATTCGGTATTACACCCCATGAACCTGCCACAGGATTCGGCTACATTGAACGCGGTGCAATATTAGGATCCGGTGAGCATAGCTTTGAGGTGGCGCGTTTTGTGGAAAAACCAGATTTAGATACGGCTAAACAGTTCGTGGCTTCAGGAAGATTTTTTTGGAACAGTGGCATGTTCGTATTCAAAGCATCTGTCTACCTGAATGAGCTGCAACGCTACCGCCCGGACATTCATCAAGCTGCACTAGAAGCATGGCAAAATAGCACGCATGATCTGGATTTTTGTCGTCTGGATGAAAAGGCTTTTGCCACTTGCCCATCGGATTCTATCGATTATGCAGTGATGGAACACACTCAGGCGGCGGCTATGGTGACAGTGGATATTGGCTGGAGTGACATCGGTTCATGGTCATCACTCTATGACGTCAGCCCACAAGATGAGCAAGGCAATGCTTTGCGTGGCGATGTTTATACCGCAGAAACCACACATACTTATGTTCGTGCCGAAAGTCGTATGGTGGCAACTATCGGAGTGCAAGACTTGGTCATTGTGGAAACTGCTGATGCAGTGTTGGTGATGCATAAGGACTTTGCCCAGAATGTAAAACATACCGTGGAATATCTTAAGCAGGCCGAACGCACCGAACATCTGATTCACCGTCGTGTCTATCGCCCGTGGGGCTATTATGAAGGCATCGATATCGGCGAACGATTCCAGGCCAAGCGCATTATGGTGAAACCCGGTGCAAAATTGTCTTTGCAAAAGCACCATCATCGCGCCGAACATTGGATTGTAGTTTCCGGTTATGCCAAAGTAACTCGTGGCGAGGATATTCTACTGCTACAAGAGGACCAATCAACTTATATCCCTATTGGCATGAAACACCGCCTGGAAAATATAGGCACAGGATCGCTTTATCTGATTGAAGTCCAGTCTGGCTCGTATCTCGGCGAAGATGATATTGTACGGTACGACGATGATTATAAACGTAACTAA
- a CDS encoding UDP-glucose dehydrogenase family protein yields MKVTIVGTGYVGLVSGACLAEVGNHVLCLDLDPAKIRILENGHIPIHESGLIDIVRHNVAAGRLGFTTDIDRAVAHARIQFVAVGTPPDEDGSADLQYVLAAARNIGSRMTEDKIIVNKSTVPVGTAHKVSAVIAEELQKRDIKLKHSVVSNPEFLKEGGAVEDFMRPDRIIIGGDDAHAIQQMRELYAPFNRNHDRIIVMDVKSAELTKYAANAMLATRISFMNELANVAEKLGADIEMVRLGIGSDTRIGYHFLYSGCGYGGSCFPKDVKALIKTANDDAGITLKVLNAVEAANDAQKEVLTNKIKARFGTNLIGKNFAIWGLAFKPNTDDMRDAPSRKLISDLLEAGATVTAYDPVAMSEAQRIFGNDSRISYADNPLTACKDADALVIVTEWKEFRNPDFAIIKTKLKTPLIFDGRSLYELATVRAHGLEYFPIGR; encoded by the coding sequence TTGAAAGTCACAATTGTAGGGACCGGTTATGTAGGTCTAGTGAGTGGCGCATGCCTTGCAGAGGTTGGTAATCATGTTCTCTGTCTCGATCTCGACCCAGCAAAAATACGTATTTTGGAAAACGGGCATATTCCTATTCACGAGTCTGGTTTGATCGACATCGTGCGCCACAATGTCGCTGCTGGCCGTCTCGGCTTTACCACAGACATAGACCGTGCCGTAGCACACGCTCGTATTCAGTTCGTCGCCGTCGGTACCCCCCCTGATGAAGATGGCTCCGCCGACCTGCAATATGTTCTGGCAGCAGCCAGAAACATCGGCAGCCGTATGACTGAAGATAAAATTATCGTTAATAAAAGTACCGTTCCTGTGGGTACTGCCCACAAGGTCAGCGCAGTTATCGCAGAAGAGTTGCAAAAACGCGACATTAAGCTCAAGCATAGTGTCGTCTCCAACCCAGAATTCCTTAAAGAAGGCGGGGCAGTTGAAGATTTCATGCGCCCGGATCGCATCATTATCGGTGGAGATGATGCACATGCTATCCAACAAATGCGTGAGTTATATGCCCCATTCAATCGCAACCACGACCGTATTATTGTCATGGATGTCAAAAGTGCCGAACTCACTAAGTACGCCGCCAATGCCATGCTCGCCACACGTATCAGCTTCATGAACGAACTGGCCAATGTTGCAGAAAAACTTGGTGCCGACATTGAAATGGTAAGACTAGGTATTGGTTCCGACACCCGTATCGGCTACCATTTTCTCTATTCAGGCTGTGGCTACGGTGGATCCTGTTTCCCTAAAGATGTAAAAGCGCTCATCAAAACTGCCAATGACGACGCCGGCATCACCCTCAAAGTACTCAATGCCGTGGAAGCAGCCAACGATGCACAAAAAGAAGTCCTCACGAACAAAATAAAAGCTAGATTCGGTACCAATCTTATTGGAAAAAACTTTGCCATTTGGGGACTTGCTTTCAAGCCCAACACGGATGATATGCGCGATGCGCCGAGCCGCAAGCTGATTTCAGATTTATTAGAGGCAGGTGCTACCGTCACTGCGTATGACCCGGTAGCCATGTCAGAAGCACAACGAATCTTTGGCAATGACTCCAGAATTTCTTATGCAGACAATCCGCTCACAGCCTGTAAAGATGCAGATGCATTGGTTATCGTCACTGAGTGGAAAGAATTCCGCAATCCGGACTTTGCAATAATTAAAACCAAGCTCAAAACTCCATTAATCTTCGATGGCCGTAGCTTGTATGAGTTGGCTACGGTAAGAGCACACGGACTGGAATATTTTCCCATTGGTCGTTAA